The DNA region tcgggaatcagttagaagatttgtggtctagtattgaagatcatcgtggagaaagcgcgagcaatcgatgattctttggaaaatcaaatcggtaactctaaaccgtagtattcatgttttaggattcaTATTTTCTAAGCATTAAGTATTTGTGTTCTAGTATGCAATtatctgtttaacatgtgaattgattaatcgcataatcagtcaaatagatcctacgtctgatttatttgttttgtacaagtctttcgctgtgcaaggggctccaaaccccaacacctTCCTCCCACTAAGGCCATACTTGCAAGCTGGGGCTTAGTGTTTAAAAAGACTCAAAACATTGACCAACAAAAAAGAAAGGGGTCACTTTGTGTGCTGGTCAACTTCTGCATGTCATGGGATCTGGGGCATGTCCTCGATTTGGCAGTCTTCTCTACTTCCCTTGAATGTTCAAAATTATGTCAGCCTCATTCCTCTCCTGCTTCAACTCCTTTTCTCCCTTGTAACAGTTCTTTATGTTGCTGATTTCGTCTCCTCCAACGGcacttttatcttctttttttgcTTGCatcttattccttctcttttttttcttttttttgcacctcctttatttttttttcttttctttttgctCCTCCTCTCTTATCAGCCAACTTCCTTATTTTGTTCCCCTTCCATCCACTCTCTTTTCTTCCTTTTCTCCGTTAACCTAAAACCAAGTACCAAACAAATAGTGGTAAATAAAGTTAATCACACAACATTATTCATTAGAAAGAAAACTACAGTATGATGAAAGGAAGAATATCATATAAAAATCACACCTATTTTAGCTTCAGGTTCTCAAGAATCGTGTCATGCGGCTCTAAAGAATAATCGGTGATCATTTCTTTAAACATAATTTCACTGATATGCTCTTTAACttcataaatatataaatacatacTTTACTCAAATTAGTAAAGTCAATTTCAATATTATACtctttatcataaaaaaaatattatctcTAATTATTTAGATAACGATATTGTTCCTATATTTGTAATTTCTAATCCTCTATTTATTTATTCCATTATCCACTGCTTGCAATCGCATAACTCTCTATTACAGATGTCTAAGCTCTTTCCACGTCGTTGACACTGAAAAGACTTGATAAACATTAATACTCTCACTATGTCctcaaaaaatagactagttttaccattttaggtTGTCTCCCAGTATAATTATGGAATGTTTTTAACCAATTACACCCCATTAATAATGTAGACCCCACAACCTATTAACACTACTTTCAAtactttttccttctctctttcttactttttttcatctttttttatGTTACCAATTGCGTATTAAAATTTGTCCTATACACAAGTTGTCTAGGGTTAGAAGGAATAGTAATTTGGGCCTAGACCCAGTGATTAATGATTATTCCAGATCTGCAATCAAGCAATTTGGACACATGTATCTCGGACTGTTCATCGTCTTGGATGGATCATTTAGCGCAGTGCGAGAATCATTTAGTGCAGTTAGGTTTTGTTTTATCTCTGTGCATGAGTATGTTGCCTGAAGCTGTAGATTGAgcataattaaatttcatagtcatataaaattattaatgttAACATAGAAAATTCACTTCTTCGTAAACTATACTCCTTTGCCCCTAATAATTAGTCACCATTTAACTTAGGcatggattttaaaaaatgtaatagaaagtgagttagAAAAAGTTAATAACACGTggatcatacttttatatattgagaataattttatactccataataaaatttgagtgagaataaattaatagaatacGGGGTCCTTTGCCAAATTTTATGTGATGGAGTAACATtgaaataagtgataaattttgatagagaaatgaatatttaattaacaaaGCCCAAAGCACTATAAGCCCATTTAAATCCACTTAAATATGGTGGTGTATTTATGAACAACCTTTACATATTTGTGGTTCTTCTTTCTAGCTCTCGATTCCGCCATTTTTGTAGgtaagtttttaaaattattttcttcttgatcatcttatttttttctgaatATCTAAGATGTGGAATTAATGCAAAagttcaaaaaaattattttaacttGTTATAGTGTAAACCCAAATACCAGTCAAAATGCAAAATGAGATGGTCTTAATGAAGAAGTGGACTCAGCTACTTTATTTTAGCCTGCGAAATCGAATGATTATCTAGTCCTAATATGAATTACCCGATTCTTATGCTGTAACTGAATTAGgtttataaaagaaattttaatTGTCTAAGTTTACGAGAGCCGTTACTGTTTCTATTGATGAACTGAATATTCCTTTTTCTGTGTTTAGAGTGAAACACTGCTCAGGTGAATTGAGTTAAAATTTAGGGATTTACAAAGCTACCCTCCATCCATAGTAGtcatttttttcctatttttagtCTTCCACCAAAATTAGTTTCTATCTATTTCTAGTAAATTTTTCATCTCAAAGGATGTCCCGGTTTCTACTTTATCACTTTTGTACTAAAACTCATATTGTCCATCAAGACTTTTTTTGTAGTTGGATTATAGTATCAGTATTAGAAATGGTTTTTGATAAAGGCTATCGGTCCCTAAAATCAtaaactaattttttattttcctatgAAAGTTGCAGATTTCAGAGAAAGAACAAGGCAGCAACATCATCCTATGAATTCATCAACATATGATGAGGTTTTTACTCCACTTTCTGTGAATAAATTTAAACACAGGGCTAGGATAGCCTTGGGCAATTGTCCTAAACAGAAACCGGAGATGGCTCAGAACGTTATTCCATTGCAACGTGAAGCATCTCTAACTTGTTCTGTTGAGGAGTTGGTGGATCAGATCATAGGGCCATTACAACGTGAAGTGGCCAACTTGATCACTTGTTCCAAACTGAAATTGGAGGAGGCTCTCAACATCAGATCACACCGTGAAGCTTCTATTTCAACTTGTGACCTTTATAACGCAGGCTTGGCCACCAGCTTTAAGAAGAAGCAAGTTTATCCTTCTAAAAATCTGAAGGTTCTCCAGACACATCATGAACAGCAAGAGACCAAGAGAATACCAAAGCCCTTTTCTAGTACTAAAATAGACAAGCCTTTTGATATATGCTCTCCTCAAACTTCGGAAGACTTAGTTGAAGAAACTGCATTGGTGTTGGGGCCTGGAATGATATTACTCAAGCACTATATTCCCTTCTTGGAGCAGGTAGTCCTCAAATGCTGAAATTTCCATCATACACATGTGTTGCATTCACTGTTTCTGGTATTTACTTGTCCCTACCTCTCTTGCAGGTGAACATTATAAGCAAGTGTCGAGAATTAGGTTGTGGTCCTGGGGGGTTTTATCGACCTGGTTATAATGATGGTGCAAAATTGCACCGTTACATGATGTGTTTGGGTCTAGACTGGAATCCTCAAACAAAAAGCTATGGAGAGAGGCGCTGCCACGACAATGCTGCACCTCCTCTTCTTCCTAATGAGTTTATTTCTTTAGTGTGCAGAGCACTTGACCATTCCCACACTCTGATAGAAAGAAACCTGAAGGTTGACAATGTTAACGATGCACTTCCTAAAATGTCTCCTGATGTGTGCATTGTCAACTTCTACCCTAGCAACGGCCGGGTTGGTTTCCATCAGGTTGGTTATGAACTTGAAAAATACGTGTCCTCAATGTGCCTTTGTTTATTTGGATCAGTTAAAGAGTTTTCGCATGCAAATTTTTTGATTCATACAGGATCGGTATGAAACACAGGAGAGTCTTGATAAAAGGCTGCCCGTTGTGTCATTCTCCATTGGTGATTCAGCTGAATTTCTATATGGCGAGCAAAGAGATGTTAACAAGGCTAAAAGTGTTTTACTAGAATCAGGAGACGTGCTGATCTTTGGCGGTGAATCAAGGCATATATATCATGGGGTGAAAGCGATTGTTCCCGACACAGCTCCTCCGGTTTTGCTGGAAAAGACAGGACTTAAACCAGGTCGCCTCAACCTCACTTTCAGAAAATATTGAGTTTCTCCCTTGAAAAAGTAGCTCAAAATTTCTATCTAAAATTACTCTAACTTGGATGAAGGTTAAGTACATAGACAAGTGTGCTGGTGGTATAGAGTTGAGTTCGAGTTTGACTTCAAAATGAACAAAGCACAACCAAGCAGGCCAATTTCGAACGTGGCTATGGGCTCACTTCCTCACTCGTAGGAGTGGATTGGTCATCGTCACTAGTTCAAAATTTCCCCGCCTGGTTGTGTTTTATTCATTTTAGAGAGAAATTTTGAGGATAAGAGTGATTAACGATgtgtttataaattaatttagaaaGGTATTAAAaggataaaaaaatgaaaaaataaataggtAGAAATGTGTTTTataatggatatattttgaaTAGTTGGTAAATTTTGAACCAAAGTAATTTCAtattctaatatttttttaaaaaataaacagaGCAATAAACGACCTCTGGTCGGTCGCGGGGGCGAGGGAGAACCCTCTTTGTCCCTTGAATGCGTGACATACTTGGGAGTAGGACGCTTGCAATGTGTTCCGCTCCGCCTCGTCCCTTCGCGTTGCTAATCAGCAGACAATGTTGGACTCAGAAGGTGGGAGGGGTCCACCGCCCCCTCCCGACCATTCGAAAACCTAAATATTTCTTAGAGTCGAACCAAAAATAGCATGTTTCCCTCCCTCCGCGGAGTATAAACATGGAGTAATATTTGTTTTCAATGAATGTCATATACCTCAAAAGTTTCAGTAATCCTATGGTTTAGTTTTTAGGCTTTTATGTGGTCTATGGTTCAATTCTcaataagaaaatatttttttcattctttccttatttattcatcaattcatatttcttcctattattaaaataaatcctTTAAATACTTTATAAAATCTAAACTTTTAATAGTTTGCATATATTgttttgttatatttattttttagttaaataattttttatactgtgtttgttttatttgtccTAAAGTACTTATTATTGTGATGTATATAGTATCTTATTCTTATGtaccaaaataaatatttaatactcccttcgttctttaaaattagaaattctttcatttttagcccgtcccttaaaaatagaaactttttgtTTAAGGAAAGTTCtttttctctaatgagatgcgactcatttttcattaacacaattttctttctatctttctcttattttaccaatttttcattaaaacccgtgtcatttcaaaagtttcttGTTTTTAGGGGACAATGGAAGTATATTTTATGAGATTCaaataattactaatttatatactactataactTTGTGTAATACTTGCAATGATTTTGGAATTGTATAATATTTACAATGTTTTTGGATTTTTGTAAGCCAGTGAATAACGAAGGCAGTGCTACttgaatattaatattattattattttataataataattatattaaattacatttaaaatttaaatatcaaattaaattaatatttaaaatattaaattcttCCTTATCCATGTTTTTTTTGGATCCGCTACCGTCACCAAAAAGATATTCTAAAACAAAAGTAGAGACCAATATTGATTGCTTACCGTAAGATATGAATTAGAATGGTCTCTTGCCTTAATGAAAGATAAATTAGAGAACAATATGCTCAAGGACCGATTAATGGCATATTTCCCATTTTTACTTCATATgcccaatttatttatttaaaaatgcaTTTCCTTAACAAATATTGGTGAGTCGGTATAATAAACAATGCGTAGTGAATATGAATAATTGGTAAACATTTTATTACAGCGTATCACTATGGTCACCGAAATCATAATACCTTTgacatattatttttaaaaggcTCTCCTAAtttaaaatgtgaataaattaaaaaattaacttGAAGAATAATAGTAGTTATCATGAAGAAGAAAAAGCTATTTGTAGAAAATTTGTTTACTTCGTTATCGAAGTCTTACAAGCGTGGCAAGGAATGATagaataaacatatcatttgaaAATGGAACACATTACATAGATTTACCGTGAAAATTATTTCTGGGCGTCTAACTTGAATTCCATaggaaattattttttaaagataGATATTCAATTTTGTCTTGTTTTAgcattttaacaaaaatattacATAATTTTAGGTAATTGTAAAAACTACTcgatattttaatatttacttAAAAATATCTTGACCATTTTATTGTGATGAAATTGCTCTTGGATTTCGACTTTGCTGAATATCATGATTTAGTTTTCCCCTCAACCCAAAAAACCCACTGTTGAAAAAATATGGCGGTACAAATCTAGAGTATTTCAACTTTGCATTCAATAGACTATAGGAAAAGAGTGATACTAAATGGCGCCTGccgtaaaaataaaatattaataaaaattattatatttaatgttAATTTACTTGGAATTAGTTCATCTTAAAAGTAACAATTTTTAAGTAATAATTTTCTAAGATTAGTTTACCATTTGTCCACAAATAATTACATGTAAAAGACTAAGTCATCAAATCATCTTAGAAACATTCAACTTTGTCTATGTAGCTCACTTTCGTTTCTTATGTCAGATTTCTATTCGGTTTTTGgtaaactttttatttattattttatattttgttatttaattgtttaatgtatataactatttttaaattagaatatatatatatatatgagtgcattataatgataaccccaatttccgtaataaccctataactaaatctggaccacacatttttaaaatcacgtggtctagattcaaacttagctttccttcataaaaaaggcgcagagggtaaatatgtcatttcgcttatttaatttttgaatttcactcatgataaaatttacgtatccagatttcgctcatttaaatacgtaaaatcttatttccaattatatacagatgtatgaggttcagttacacgtatgtatgaggttcagttatacgtaaaatcttatttcccatgatatacaaatttcgctcatttaaatacgtaaaatcttatttaagtatcattttatcagtcaaaagtatcattttatcaactcagagcatcattctatccggcaaaactatcattctatgcaataaacctaacatatatcattttatcattttatcagtcaaaagtatcattttatcaactcggagtatcattctatccagtaaaactatcattctatgcaataaacctaacatatatcattttatcattttatcagtcagtcaaaagtatcattttatcaactcagagtatcattctatccggcaaaactatcattctatgcaataaacctaacatatatcattttatcagtcaaaagtatcattttatcaactcagagtatcattctatccggcaaaactatcattctatgcaataaacctaacatatattattttatcattttatcattctatgcaataaacctttgatttgaatttttcatgGTGGTTGAGATACACAACCTATGCATCTATAATGTTGATACTGACGTATGTACGTGGAGCAAGGCTGTGGAAATCAATCTTGAACATGCTCATCATGTTGTTCTCATAAACCATATCTTaactgatttcaaaatcatatttaatgttagttaaaagaatttaataagaatataattatgtaattcaaaACTTACTATTCGCTTTCTTCATGTTTCATCAACCAGTACATTATTTCCTTCTCTTCTTTACTCAGTTTTCCTTTTATACTTACTGCTCTGACATTGTAGGGAGAGCACAGTGCTTCAACAATTTTCTTTGTGGTTCTGGCAACTTTCTCCTTTTCAACAAGAGGTTCTTTGGAAACCTTCTTCTTACCTTTGGCCTTTTCCAAAACTTCTTCCATCTCTTTTAAAACTTCATCATCTCCGGTTTCACCATGTATATCCTCCATGACATTGGATATTATGGCACATGCTCTTTCGTCCtttcattcaaaaatataaattgttattgACATAAAGGATATTATTTTACCTAATGGAACTCATATTatcagccaaaagtatcattttatcagccaaaaatctaaagctatcattatgaaacaaaaatttcattttatcactgaacctatcattttatccacagAAACTAtccttttatcattttatgcaaaattatcattttatcatttgaaactatcattttatgatgcaaaagtatcattttatcactgaaccctatcattttacccactgaaactatcattttattcaactaaactatcattttatcattttatgcaaaagtatcattttatcatttgaaactatcattttatacccttacactatcattttataatccaaaagtatcatttttcaaataaaacacagcaaccaaaaaacatcatcaaacctatatcatcttaaccatataaacaatcattttatgtacttaaactatcatttttaaaagttaccTCAAATTCATCATTGAGAGACAATTCAACTTCTTTCTCTGgaactttttccttctcttctcgAGCTGCTTTATTAGCCATTTCCTTCTCTGGAAGTTTTTCCTTCTCCATATCCTTTTTccgattaaaattttcattctcaTCAGGAGTTTGGTCATATTTGGGTATGAGAGTGAAGGTAGGGAACTCATTCCTATTTTTCAGAATAAATGCCCTCTCAGCAGCTTTAGTCAGCTCAATCATGATATCGATCCATTCAGGATCATCAATTTCGTCATTGCTCATAGCATGTGACATTGATTTCTGACTTTCTGTAACATTCTGCAcaccttcctctctcactcCCATTGCGTTTCTTGTTGTATCGCATATTATCTTAAAGCTATCAAGCTTCCTCAGTTCACCCGGCGCTCCTTCAAGGACATCAAGCATCTTCGACATTGACACTTTACAATCCCTGGCAGCTTCCTTCCATTCATCTATGAAAGTCTTTTCTTGACTTCCACTTGTTGTCGCCTCTTCCTCATGATCTTTCATCTTCTAAGCTTTTACATCTTCAGGATCATCATCTTCGGATTCagattcatcatcttcatcgtTCTCTTCATGTGGTTGCTTTTTATATCGGTCATACTTATGACCGAGACCAAAATCTGAACCACTCATTTCTGCTCTTTGCCTTTCTTTCAGCAGTTCGGCAGTCCAACCCTTAACTGTTGGATAGCATCTTGGCaccattttttttcaaacacaaTTCTGTCGACGTAGCAGGCCtacattaacaaaaactaaatattagttttctgtaaatagattcatagaaaatggaaaaaaatatattcttaccACTACAAAGATAACTGGTCCTGTACATATCTTTGCTATGTTTCTTTTCCATCTCTTTTGTGTTTCAAgcaatttggatatgacatagCTACACCAATTGTATTCTTTGATCTTCTCCACATCAGCTATGTAATCTAAAACTTGTGGGCTCAGATTTCCATCAGCAGGGGTGTTGATCAAGGCATACTCCACCAGAATCATAAAATTCCTTTTGAACCACTCACCACCTTCTTCGTCTTTCATCATCTGCTCTACAACATACGCCGGAACCATATTATTTTCTCCACCTTTACAGAATCTAGCAATTTCACTTTTGatgttgatatttttctgaaatttgatCCTACTCATAGGTAAAGATCCCATCGGGAACCCAAGAGTAATATGaacatcttcatcatctaaaaATAGCGATTCCCTGctgttcaatttaattgaacAACTTTTATGGTTAAAGTTGTAAATCAGATAATAAGCCAATGATCTTGGGAAACTTCTTATTTTGAAGTTTAGGAGTGCGCCAAACCCAATCTCTCTTACAGCtctttttttattcttgttTAGAGTTTCGAGCATGTTTACGAAGAAGTCAGTATTCCTTCTTCCTGCCAAAGTCAGTGAGTGAATGGTTGTATCATCTTGAATAACTATTTTCTTGCACTTCTTTGCAGCTGCCTTCTTCTTACTTGCATcatcattctttcttttcttgttattttttatactttctATTTCATCTGCTAATAGTctatcatcatcagcagcatcAGCATCACCTAATACACAtaagatttcagtgtgttaaacggtttatgtcattatattaagtcaaagtattattttatccccagaaactatcattttaccccctgaaactatcattttatcccctgaaactttCATTTCATCAAGTGCAACTAGtaagtttatcattttacctactgaaactatcattttattccaagaaactatcattttatcattttatgcaaaagtatcattttatcactgaaacctatcattttacacactgaaactataattttatcccctaaaactatcattttatcaagtgcaactatcattttaccttctgaaactatcattttcaatgtagagatttatcattaatacacaaaagatttatcgttttaccttctgaaaccatCACTAAATGTCTATCATCATGATCAGCACCAGCAACAGGAATGTTTgttcctaatacacaaaagatttcagtgtgttaaacaatttatgtcattatataaagtaaaagtatcattttatccactgaaactatcattttatcccctgaaaccatcattttatcaagtgcaactataattttatcaagtgcaactagtaagtttatcattttacccactgaaactatcattttattccccaaaactatcattattttatgcaaaagtatcattttatcatttgaaaactatcattttatgatgtaaaagtatcattttatcactgaacctatcattttatcccctgaaactatcattttacacactaaaactatcattttataacctgaaactatcattttataacctgaaactatcattttatcacctgaaactatcattttatcccctgaaaccatcattttatcaagtgcaactataattttatcccctgaaactatcattttcaatttagaGATGTATCATTAATAAACAAaagatttatcattttaccttctgaaaccatCATTAAGAGTCtaacatcatcatcaacaacagcATCAGGAATGTTgtttcctaatacacaaaagatttcagtgtgttaaacgatttatgtcattatataaagttaaagtatcattttagcaCCTGAAACTACCATTTGATCacatgaaactatcattttatcacctgaaaatatcattttatcacctgaatctatcatttactaaatttcaaTGACTTCAAAATAGGAGAGAGAGCAAAACTTGTCACTTAAGTAGAACAAAACACTACTCACAAAATCAGCACTCAAATAAACTTCTTCGAATCTGCATTACTGCTGCACACATTTGTCTAAACCAAAGCATTTTAATAAGGTCAGGAGGTTACGATATGGTTGCAGATACTGATAAACTAATGGATCTCAACTATTCGCTTTATCAATATGAGTTTTGCCGCTATAGTCACACATTTGCTATAAACACTGATAAACTTCTTCGAATAAACCGCTGATTTAGAATCTAAAAACCGCTGAGTTAGGATATGAGTTTTGTattgatgatacaaaaccaagtatgaagtaaattcgaagtaaattcatcatgttgtcatatgtaactctaaatctacactaaaaaactatagaatctaaaaaaaagaagaatcgcaggcaaaatgataaaatcgagcaaaaacaaaagtgaaataagtaaaaaacttcatccaacctTTCTTCGATGATCCTTGAGCGTTTTCCGACGTCATATTACAGAATTTGGATGGATTTACCTTCGAAGCTGAAGAAACTACGGTTTGAATGCGATCGGAGAGTTTGGAAGCGATTCGGAAGGTTTGGATGCGATTCGAAGGGTTTGAGTGTCAGAGAAATCAAGTTTAGGGTCTAGTTCACGTTTTCTATCGACGCGCCaatttgaaaaagaaatgacaattttgcccttatatattttattaattatttatcccCACTTTATTAAAGTAACCACAAATACTCCaacttataaaaaaatagtattaggtataaaatgatagttcaaTCCTTTAAAAGTTTGGATTTGTCAAAAGTTCAATCATTttaaatgtatcattttatcaactcagagtatcattctatcaataagaaatatcattttatcggctgcaagtatcattttataggttagaaatatgattttataatcaaaagtattattttatcaactcagagtaccattctatccggaaaaactatcattttatacagtaaacctatcatttataagccaaaagtatcatcttaactaccaatcattggcttcaaagcatcattacaaacaggaatgtacataactacatatcagtaaaagtatcattttattaactctgagtatcattctatccgtcaaaactatcattttatgttgtaaacctaacatttataagccaaaagtatcattttatcaacttaaagtatcattctatcattcagaaatatcattttatcggctgcaagtatcattttgtcattttataggatagaaatatcattttatctgttACGAGTAACATTTaacattttataaactcagagtctcattctatccggcaaaactatcattttatacagtaaacctaacatttataagctagaaGTATCTCCTTAACTACCAAGAATGTAAAACCTACATAtcaataaaagtatcattttatcaactcagagtatcattctatcaatcaatactatcattttatgcagtaaatctaacatttataaacaaaagtatcattttatcaactcaaagtatcattctatcagttagaaatatcattttatcggctgcaagtatcattttgtcattttataggttagaaatatgattttatctactgcgatgaacatttatcattttataaactcaaagtatcattctatccggtaaaactatcattttatatagtaaacctaacatttataagccaaaagtatcattttatcaacttaaagtatcattctatccggcaaaactatcattttatcatttttatgtcattttatcaacttatatgccatttcttcagcttatatatcattttataaggttagattatcattttatcaggttaaagtttcattttatgacgaatgtatcattttataaacaaaagtatcattttatcaattcaaagtatcattctatcagtcagaaatatcattttatcggctcagagtatcattctatccggtaaaaatatgattttgtcaactcagagtatcattctatcggccaaagtatcattttatcaactcagagtttcattctatcagtcaaaactatcattttatgcagtaaatcaaaaattataagcaaaagtatcattttatcatctcaaagtatcattctaccagtcagtaatatcattttatcggatgcaagtatc from Salvia splendens isolate huo1 chromosome 9, SspV2, whole genome shotgun sequence includes:
- the LOC121747815 gene encoding uncharacterized protein LOC121747815 — encoded protein: MNSSTYDEVFTPLSVNKFKHRARIALGNCPKQKPEMAQNVIPLQREASLTCSVEELVDQIIGPLQREVANLITCSKLKLEEALNIRSHREASISTCDLYNAGLATSFKKKQVYPSKNLKVLQTHHEQQETKRIPKPFSSTKIDKPFDICSPQTSEDLVEETALVLGPGMILLKHYIPFLEQVNIISKCRELGCGPGGFYRPGYNDGAKLHRYMMCLGLDWNPQTKSYGERRCHDNAAPPLLPNEFISLVCRALDHSHTLIERNLKVDNVNDALPKMSPDVCIVNFYPSNGRVGFHQDRYETQESLDKRLPVVSFSIGDSAEFLYGEQRDVNKAKSVLLESGDVLIFGGESRHIYHGVKAIVPDTAPPVLLEKTGLKPGRLNLTFRKY